One window from the genome of Enterococcus haemoperoxidus ATCC BAA-382 encodes:
- the pcrA gene encoding DNA helicase PcrA translates to MAQENALIQGMNPRQKEAVLHTEGPLLVMAGAGSGKTRVLTHRIAYLIEEKDVNPWNILAITFTNKAAKEMRERVGKLLEVGGNDVWVSTFHSMCVRILRRDVDHIGYNRNFTIIDTSEQRTLMKRILNELNVDIKKYDPRSILGTISNAKNELQTPAKVEELQGTPYEEIVAKCYKMYQKELRNNQCMDFDDLIMNTIRLFNEHPDSLTYYQNKFHYIHVDEYQDTNHAQYTLVNMLAARFKNLCVVGDADQSIYGWRGADMQNILDFEKDYPDASVIMLEQNYRSTKKILDAANNVIKNNSNRRDKQLWTENTDGEKIVYYRGDNERDETQFIVGQIQKEMREKDRIYGDFAVLYRTNAQSRVMEEMLLKSNIPYTMVGGHKFYDRKEIKDILGYLNIISNPMDSLSFERVVNEPKRGIGKSSVEKLRSFSQMHGWSLLEASQNVDLANISGKAGKELGSFGMMIQDLTQMIPYLTITELVKEVLDRSGYREELVRQNNLESQARLENLDEFLTVTQEFDKRYERQSEEEADAPDEKLAVFLNDLALVSDLDNLEESTSQVTLMTLHAAKGLEFPVVFLIGMEEGVFPLSRAMLEESELEEERRLAYVGITRAEEILFITNAFSRTLYGRTQYNRPSRFLDEIDEELLDLQGSIAAPKAPSRTFEPKVFKPAYAQPTKQPVTDKVASGGESMAWQAGDKVRHKAWGTGTVVRVGGTAKDLELDVAFPEKGIKRLLAAFAPIEKI, encoded by the coding sequence ATGGCACAAGAAAACGCCTTGATCCAAGGTATGAATCCGAGACAAAAAGAAGCCGTTCTACATACTGAAGGGCCTTTATTAGTTATGGCGGGAGCAGGTAGCGGAAAGACTAGAGTTCTAACGCACCGTATTGCTTATTTAATTGAAGAAAAAGATGTTAACCCATGGAATATTCTAGCGATCACATTTACCAATAAAGCCGCAAAAGAAATGAGAGAGCGGGTTGGGAAACTATTAGAAGTTGGTGGAAATGATGTTTGGGTTTCGACATTTCACTCAATGTGTGTGCGGATTTTACGTCGTGACGTCGATCATATCGGCTACAATCGTAATTTTACGATCATTGATACTTCTGAACAGCGAACGTTGATGAAGCGGATTTTAAATGAATTAAACGTCGATATAAAGAAATACGATCCTCGCTCGATTCTTGGCACAATCAGTAATGCTAAAAATGAGTTGCAGACGCCAGCAAAAGTTGAGGAATTACAAGGCACACCCTATGAAGAAATTGTCGCAAAGTGCTATAAGATGTACCAAAAAGAATTGAGAAACAATCAGTGTATGGACTTTGATGACTTGATTATGAATACGATTCGTTTATTTAATGAACATCCTGATTCATTGACATATTATCAAAATAAATTCCATTATATCCATGTAGATGAGTACCAAGATACCAACCATGCTCAGTATACTTTAGTTAATATGTTAGCAGCACGCTTCAAAAATTTATGTGTCGTGGGTGATGCTGACCAAAGTATTTATGGCTGGCGTGGCGCAGATATGCAGAATATCTTAGATTTTGAAAAAGATTATCCTGATGCCTCTGTGATCATGTTAGAACAAAATTATCGTTCTACCAAAAAAATTCTAGATGCAGCCAATAATGTAATCAAAAACAATAGCAATCGTCGAGACAAACAATTATGGACAGAAAATACTGACGGAGAAAAAATCGTTTATTACCGTGGCGATAACGAACGGGATGAAACGCAGTTTATCGTTGGGCAAATCCAAAAAGAAATGCGTGAAAAAGATCGTATCTATGGTGATTTTGCGGTTTTATATCGGACGAATGCTCAATCTCGTGTAATGGAGGAAATGCTGCTTAAATCAAATATCCCTTATACGATGGTCGGTGGGCATAAATTCTACGATCGTAAAGAAATCAAAGATATTTTAGGCTATTTGAATATCATTTCTAATCCAATGGACTCACTTAGTTTCGAACGAGTAGTCAATGAACCAAAACGAGGTATTGGTAAAAGCTCTGTTGAGAAATTAAGAAGTTTTTCTCAGATGCACGGTTGGTCGTTACTCGAAGCATCACAAAATGTGGATCTAGCAAATATTTCAGGTAAGGCTGGTAAAGAGTTAGGTAGCTTTGGGATGATGATTCAAGATTTGACACAGATGATTCCTTATTTAACAATCACCGAATTGGTGAAAGAAGTTTTGGATCGCAGTGGCTACCGTGAAGAATTAGTCAGACAAAATAATTTAGAATCTCAAGCGCGCTTAGAAAACTTGGATGAATTTTTAACGGTTACACAAGAATTTGATAAACGTTATGAACGTCAAAGTGAAGAAGAGGCAGATGCACCAGATGAAAAATTAGCCGTTTTCCTAAATGATCTAGCGCTTGTTTCAGACCTAGATAATTTAGAAGAAAGTACGTCTCAAGTGACACTAATGACATTACATGCGGCTAAAGGACTTGAATTTCCAGTTGTCTTTTTGATTGGAATGGAAGAAGGAGTCTTCCCACTATCTCGTGCGATGTTAGAAGAAAGTGAATTAGAAGAAGAACGCCGTTTAGCTTATGTAGGAATTACTCGAGCAGAAGAAATTTTATTTATCACAAATGCTTTTTCCAGAACTTTATACGGAAGAACGCAATACAATCGTCCAAGTCGTTTCTTAGATGAAATCGATGAAGAATTATTAGATTTACAAGGTTCGATTGCAGCACCAAAAGCACCTTCCAGAACCTTTGAACCAAAAGTATTTAAACCTGCTTATGCGCAGCCAACCAAACAGCCAGTGACGGATAAAGTTGCTAGTGGTGGGGAATCAATGGCTTGGCAGGCAGGAGATAAAGTCAGACATAAAGCGTGGGGAACAGGTACAGTTGTGCGAGTTGGCGGTACTGCTAAAGACTTAGAACTAGACGTTGCGTTCCCAGAAAAAGGGATCAAGCGTTTATTAGCAGCATTTGCTCCGATTGAAAAAATATAA
- the ligA gene encoding NAD-dependent DNA ligase LigA: MAQAPLTLAEATDKAKELRAQLNQYSHEYYVADTPTVEDYVYDRLYKELSDIETEYPDLITSDSPTQRVGGKILQGFEKVTHEVQMYSLNDGFSKEDIYDFDERVQKLAGKPVSYCCELKIDGLAISLKYENGKFVQGATRGDGTVGENITENLKTVKSIPLELKKPISVEVRGECYMPKQSFVNLNKEREEAGQDVFANPRNAAAGSLRQLDTSMVAKRNLSTFLYTVADFGPMTAQTQYDALNELSEIGFRTNPEKKLCQTIDEVWAYIEEYHEKRSELPYEIDGIVIKTNEFTIQDELGFTVKAPRWAIAYKFPPEEAQTIVEEIEWTIGRTGVVTPTAVMQPVRVAGTTVSRASLHNADFIAMKDIRLNDTVIIYKAGDIIPEVAQVLTEKRDENSQPYEIPTHCPVCNSELVHLDEEVALRCINPKCPAQIKEGLNHFVSRNAMNIDGLGPRVLEQMYDKELVKDVADLYFLTQEQLMTLEKIKEKSASNIYQAIAASRDNSVERLIFGLGIRHVGSKAAKVLAEHFGDLRAISKATKEEVVALDSMGEIIADSLVTYFENEEVHELMDELTKAGVNFEYKGIRTSQLEAVESPFKDKTVVLTGKLTHYNREEAKEKIENLGGKVTGSVSKKTDIVVAGEDAGSKLTKAQDLGVEVWDEQQMVTALDNSYTKESDE; encoded by the coding sequence ATGGCACAAGCGCCGTTAACATTAGCCGAAGCAACAGACAAAGCAAAAGAACTACGAGCTCAGTTAAATCAGTATTCCCATGAATATTACGTTGCTGATACACCGACCGTAGAAGATTATGTGTATGATCGCTTGTATAAAGAATTATCAGACATAGAAACCGAATATCCAGATTTGATCACTTCTGATTCGCCAACGCAGCGTGTTGGGGGGAAGATTTTACAAGGCTTTGAAAAAGTCACACATGAAGTGCAGATGTATAGTTTGAATGATGGTTTCAGTAAAGAAGATATTTACGATTTTGATGAACGTGTCCAAAAATTAGCTGGAAAACCAGTGAGTTATTGCTGTGAGCTAAAAATTGACGGACTGGCTATTTCACTAAAATATGAAAATGGTAAATTTGTTCAAGGCGCAACTCGTGGTGATGGAACAGTCGGTGAAAATATCACGGAAAATTTAAAAACAGTTAAATCGATTCCTTTAGAGTTGAAAAAGCCAATTTCAGTTGAAGTTCGTGGCGAATGCTACATGCCAAAACAATCATTTGTTAATTTGAATAAAGAACGGGAAGAAGCTGGACAAGATGTCTTTGCTAATCCAAGAAATGCAGCAGCAGGAAGCTTACGTCAGTTAGATACAAGTATGGTTGCCAAAAGAAATCTTAGTACCTTTTTGTATACTGTAGCTGATTTTGGTCCAATGACGGCACAAACGCAGTACGATGCGCTGAATGAATTATCAGAAATCGGTTTTAGAACCAATCCTGAAAAAAAACTATGTCAAACAATTGATGAAGTTTGGGCTTATATAGAAGAGTACCATGAAAAAAGATCAGAATTACCTTATGAAATTGATGGAATCGTAATCAAAACCAATGAATTTACGATTCAAGATGAATTAGGTTTCACCGTTAAGGCACCTCGTTGGGCGATTGCCTATAAATTTCCGCCAGAAGAAGCACAAACGATCGTGGAAGAAATTGAATGGACGATTGGACGTACTGGTGTTGTAACACCAACCGCTGTGATGCAGCCTGTCCGTGTAGCTGGGACAACGGTCAGTCGAGCGAGTTTGCATAACGCTGATTTCATTGCAATGAAAGATATTCGGTTGAATGATACGGTGATTATTTATAAAGCTGGCGATATTATTCCAGAAGTTGCCCAAGTCTTGACCGAAAAACGGGATGAAAACAGTCAACCTTATGAAATTCCAACGCACTGTCCAGTTTGTAATAGTGAATTAGTTCATCTGGATGAAGAAGTTGCCTTACGTTGTATCAATCCAAAATGTCCAGCTCAGATCAAAGAAGGACTAAATCATTTTGTATCTAGAAATGCGATGAATATTGATGGCTTAGGTCCTCGCGTATTAGAGCAAATGTATGACAAAGAGTTGGTCAAAGACGTAGCTGATCTCTACTTTTTAACACAAGAGCAGTTGATGACGTTAGAAAAAATCAAAGAAAAGTCGGCCAGTAATATTTATCAAGCAATTGCCGCAAGTCGTGATAATTCTGTAGAACGCTTGATTTTTGGTTTAGGGATTCGTCACGTTGGTTCTAAGGCAGCCAAAGTGTTAGCAGAACATTTTGGTGATTTACGAGCGATCAGCAAAGCGACTAAAGAAGAAGTCGTGGCATTAGACTCAATGGGTGAGATCATTGCGGATAGTTTAGTGACTTATTTTGAAAATGAAGAAGTACACGAATTGATGGACGAGCTGACCAAAGCAGGCGTGAATTTTGAATACAAAGGGATTCGTACGTCTCAATTAGAAGCTGTAGAATCGCCATTCAAAGATAAAACAGTGGTTTTAACTGGAAAACTTACACATTATAATAGAGAAGAAGCGAAAGAAAAAATCGAAAATCTAGGCGGAAAAGTAACGGGCAGTGTTTCAAAGAAAACAGATATTGTGGTTGCTGGTGAAGATGCCGGTAGTAAATTAACCAAAGCACAAGATCTTGGTGTTGAGGTATGGGATGAACAACAAATGGTCACCGCATTAGATAATAGCTATACAAAAGAGTCAGACGAATAG